A genomic window from Fusarium oxysporum Fo47 chromosome VIII, complete sequence includes:
- a CDS encoding Six-hairpin glycosidase-like protein gives MIPRLSATLLATVVSVCIVEASTVSSSLAHSYQDDNSKVILGNTDSVTLTSDGKTPGILIIDYHQNVDGFPTFEVVKTKGNTSVFELTYGETKAAVNQYMGDGPMSFAAAMDNYRINRHNITGPSVISQRLIQGGFRYQKLNLSSAGTLVLKNIGVKPTTDTTPLDKLAAYFECSDKDLTRIWRTGARTVQLTEIPKNSLPDFWNITKEGALVESSAPQILAQAESLTDYKLQFQVKPLTGQFGFLVLGDSLNTGIYISCNLLDGTVSVHVGSTNLDKVIKTTKLSTRLPINKWLTVAATVNSTQIQVSFNGKAGLDFTQAEKFAGSVGLGADYPHAAVFRNLNLTTLTGGDIYSASLKDDSFLDDFLMGTNPADTIVDGSRRDRIAYSGDLDIALAASFASTYARSFVEGTIDLLGSFQTTSGFFIPTAKIQQPPLASSLPFNMTGLIGYSFNIMTAMAYNYEMTGDVAFAKKWAPAVISMLDWVHSQSRGGLFSLSDESFGGDWNYYDPPQSGIVTKFNAVYAYALAQCIPMLDAAGKDVSVYSKQLKTLRTAMNDKLWDESMGAYVLSEKHRDGFAQDANAIAILAGVPSGKASSSRILSTMKKELMLPAGPLAFSNSTSAAGFARKISPYASTYHLRAALQSNNTEIAKSLLKTLWAPMADPKHTNYTNCFWETLNPEGTPGLALGTSLCHGWGAGPTAELIRHVLGIQPVEAGFRKWTVVPQTLGLKWAKGKQPTPHGDISVEWKFDNKLLHMEVRGPRKGSQGTVFFPQPLLTPLSKTVITVNGKIVDEPSFKVQPNEKLIIEQRKR, from the exons ATGATTCCGAGACTATCGGCCACTCTATTGGCCACCGTCGTCTCGGTATGCATAGTCGAGGCGTCCACtgtatcatcatcactcgCTCATTCCTACCAAGACGACAACTCCAAGGTCATTCTTGGAAACACCGATAGTGTTACACTCACATCTGACGGCAAGACTCCTGGAATCTTAATCATTGATTATCACCAGAATGTCGATGGGTTCCCGACATTTGAGGTGGTGAAGACCAAGGGCAACACGTCGGTTTTTGAACTCACTTATGGTGAGACCAAAGCGGCTGTCAATCAGTACATG GGTGATGGCCCAATGTCTTTTGCCGCCGCGATGGACAACTATCGCATCAACCGTCACAACATCACCGGGCCGTCTGTCATTTCTCAACGTCTTATCCAAGGAGGCTTCCGCTACCAGAAACTGAACCTCTCATCTGCCGGAACTCTCGTCCTCAAGAACATTGGCGTTAAACCAACCACAGACACCACTCCCCTTGACAAATTGGCAGCTTATTTCGAGTGTTCTGATAAAGACTTGACCAGAATCTGGAGAACTGGTGCAAGGACAGTTCAGCTGACCGAGATCCCAAAAAATTCTCTTCCTGACTTTTGGAACATTACCAAGGAGGGTGCTTTGGTCGAAAGCTCAGCACCTCAGATTCTCGCCCAAGCTGAGTCGCTCACAGATTACAAGCTCCAGTTTCAGGTAAAGCCTTTGACTGGCCAGTTTGGCTTCCTGGTCCTGGGTGACTCGCTTAATACGGGCATATACATCTCGTGCAATCTCCTTGACGGTACCGTATCGGTTCATGTTGGATCAACCAACCTCGACAAAGTCATCAAGACAACCAAACTCTCCACGCGTCTCCCGATCAACAAATGGCTTACAGTAGCCGCCACTGTCAACTCAACCCAAATTCAGGTCTCTTTCAACGGCAAAGCTGGGCTCGACTTTACTCAGGCCGAGAAGTTTGCTGGATCAGTCGGTCTTGGCGCGGATTACCCTCATGCCGCTGTATTCCGAAACTTGAACCTCACGACACTTACTGGTGGCGATATTTACAGTGCATCTCTTAAGGACGATTCATTCTTGGACGACTTTCTCATGGGCACCAACCCTGCAGACACTATCGTTGATGGATCCAGACGAGATCGAATTGCTTATTCTGGAGATCTTGACATTGCACTCGCCGCGTCATTTGCAAGCACCTATGCTCGATCCTTTGTCGAAGGAACTATCGATCTGCTTGGATCCTTCCAAACCACCTCTGGCTTCTTTATCCCTACAGCAAAGATTCAACAACCCCCTCTCGCCTCCTCCCTACCTTTCAACATGACTGGTCTCATCGGATACTCGTTCAACATCATGACAGCCATGGCATACAACTACGAGATGACGGGTGACGTTGCCTTTGCCAAAAAGTGGGCACCAGCTGTTATTTCGATGCTTGACTGGGTACACTCTCAGTCTCGAGGTGGTCTCTTCTCTCTGTCTGATGAGTCTTTTGGCGGTGACTGGAACTACTATGACCCTCCCCAATCTGGAATTGTCACCAAATTCAACGCTGTCTACGCATATGCTCTTGCACAGTGCATCCCGATGCTCGATGCTGCTGGGAAAGACGTGTCGGTATACTCGAAGCAACTGAAAACTCTACGTACGGCGATGAACGACAAGCTCTGGGATGAGTCAATGGGCGCTTATGTCTTGTCAGAGAAACATCGGGACGGGTTCGCTCAAGATGCAAACGCCATTGCTATTCTTGCCGGCGTTCCCAGTGGCAAAGCCTCATCCAGCAGAATTCTTTCCACCATGAAGAAGGAATTGATGCTACCTGCTGGACCTCTGGCCTTCTCCAACTCGACATCTGCTGCTGGTTTCGCTCGCAAGATAAGCCCATATGCCAGCACTTACCACTTGCGAGCTGCTCTCCAGTCAAACAACACAGAGATAGCAAAGTCTCTTCTCAAGACACTGTGGGCGCCCATGGCTGATCCCAAGCATACAAACTACACCAACTGCTTCTGGGAGACTCTCAATCCAGAGGGAACTCCTGGTCTCGCTCTTGGCACCTCACTGTGTCATGGATGGGGAGCTGGTCCTACAGCTGAGCTGATTCGCCATGTGCTTGGTATTCAGCCTGTAGAAGCTGGTTTCAGGAAGTGGACAGTGGTGCCACAGACTCTTGGTCTAAAGTGGGCAAAGGGAAAGCAGCCTACTCCTCACGGCGATATCAGCGTTGAATGGAAGTTTGACAACAAGCTCCTCCATATGGAGGTTCGGGGACCGCGAAAGGGGTCGCAAGGAACTGTGTTCTTTCCCCAACCTCTGTTGACTCCTTTGTCCAAGACTGTTATCACGGTCAATGGCAAGATCGTTGACGAACCCAGTTTCAAGGTGCAGCCTAatgagaagctcatcattGAACAGAGGAAGCGATAA
- a CDS encoding RTA1 protein translates to MDRRAVSIDPESRTFEFKPYRYTPSLVAAVVSVVVFATLTALHTWRVHKFQAFYFAAFTIGGLFQTVGYGGRLWSHFDPEALGGFIIQEILILVAPALYAASIYMVLGRLLRSLRAEHHSFIPVKWMTKIFVIGDIVSFTLQAGGGGIQSAGSLKLYEIGEKVIIVGLFVQIAVFGFFMVTSLICHGRLAGALAPAADQEIIPWRRHLYVLYTTSIIILIRSVFRVIEYVQGNGGYLISHEIFLYIFDACLMAAVMLIFFVWYIGDLEPKETHKRRLTVESDIGLTGLDQVELNGVRI, encoded by the exons ATGGATCGTCGAGCTGTCTCTATAGACCCCGAATCACGTACATTCGAGTTTAAGCCCTACAGATACACGCCCTCTTTGGTTGCCGCCGTCGTTAGCGTCGTCGTCTTCGCAACTCTCACAGCCCTCCACACATGGCGTGTGCATAAATTTCAAGCCTTTTACTTCGCAGCCTTCACAATCGGTGGTCTCT TTCAAACGGTTGGCTATGGCGGGAGGCTATGGTCGCACTTTGATCCAGAAGCTCTCGGCGGCTTCATAATTCAAGAAATTCTTATCCTCGTTGCGCCAGCGCTCTACGCTGCTTCCATCTACATGGTCCTCGGTCGCCTCCTCCGGTCCCTCCGGGCCGAGCACCACTCCTTCATTCCCGTCAAGTGGATGACCAAGATCTTCGTCATTGGCGATATTGTCTCTTTCACTTTACAAGCCGGTGGCGGTGGCATCCAGTCGGCTGGATCGCTCAAACTATACGAAATAGGCGAGAAGGTCATCATCGTTGGCCTGTTTGTGCAAATTGCCGTTTTCGGTTTCTTTATGGTCACCTCTCTGATCTGCCACGGTAGACTCGCCGGTGCGCTGGCTCCTGCCGCGGATCAGGAGATTATACCGTGGAGACGCCATCTTTATGTCCTTTATACCAcaagcatcatcattctTATCCGAAGCGTCTTCCGCGTCATTGAATACGTTCAGGGCAATGGCGGGTACCTCATCTCTCACGAGATCTTCCTCTACATCTTCGACGCTTGTTTAATGGCAGCTGTCATGCTCATATTTTTCGTTTGGTACATTGGGGATCTCGAGCCCAAGGAGACTCACAAGAGGCGGTTGACCGTGGAGTCTGACATTGGTTTGACAGGATTGGATCAGGTCGAACTGAATGGTGTTCGGATATGA
- a CDS encoding RTA1 like protein-domain-containing protein: MYPYEPSIIAALIAAGVFGLSAALHTFVVAKKKTWFYSCLIVGAWMMTAGYVFRILSSKSPNEMILYIMQSLFIILPPSLYAATIYMIYGRIALFVRCPQASLISPHKITKIFVVGDLFAFLLQASGGGMMAMASLADIGQKIVLVGLFIQIIFFGLFLIVSIIFLKRMAVPGAGNPISRGKRSWQALFIILLVASAVILARCIFRIMEFAQGHNGELASNELLIYLFDALPMAAVQILFHVVHAGDVFNDQVGFTKFDNDTELALNQV, from the exons ATGTATCCGTACGAGCCTAGCATCATCGCGGCACTCATCGCTGCCGGTGTTTTCGGCCTCAGCGCAGCCCTGCACACGTTTGTCGTGGCCAAAAAGAAGACTTGGTTCTACAGCTGTCTCATCGTCGGTGCTTGGA TGATGACCGCCGGCTATGTCTTCCGAATCCTCTCGTCTAAGAGCCCTAACGAGATGATTCTGTACATCATGCAGTCACTGTTCATCATCCTCCCGCCATCCCTGTATGCAGCCACCATATACATGATCTATGGCCGGATCGCCCTGTTCGTGCGATGCCCGCAGGCATCCCTCATCTCCCCCCACAAGATCACCAAAATCTTCGTCGTTGGCGACTTATTCgccttcctcctccaggCATCCGGCGGAGGCATGATGGCTATGGCCAGCCTCGCCGACATAGGCCAGAAGATTGTCCTCGTCGGTCTTTTCATCCAGATCATATTCTTTGGCCTCTTTCTTATCgtctccatcatcttcctcaagcGTATGGCCGTCCCGGGTGCCGGTAATCCCATTTCCCGCGGCAAGCGGAGCTGGCAGGCCCTTTTCATAATCCTGCTGGTGGCCTCGGCAGTCATTCTTGCCAGGTGCATCTTCCGCATCATGGAGTTCGCCCAGGGGCACAACGGGGAACTGGCATCGAACGAGTTACTCATATACCTCTTCGACGCGCTCCCTATGGCGGCGGTGCAGATTCTCTTTCACGTCGTGCACGCGGGAGACGTCTTCAATGACCAGGTCGGTTTCACTAAGTTTGACAACGATACGGAATTAGCTCTCAACCAGGTCTGA
- a CDS encoding uncharacterized protein (of unknown function-domain containing protein): protein MHPLKQENASHEDIHSHMELAPGPSASWLSVAVTWLRQMTIFKALLIVYYLNVVAWGGMIFLLMCNAAPAMCHPTCDDINSPRKKWIEIDSQILNALFCIPAFWLTPRRCIEVWKALQYTTRQDTTALRQLAAAYREWFRLPGSESLPAHIGPFQVEAWLHQASSLDIVPYPVRSVPEPPPSGRRATPTRLWKLQAVVGLNLLITIFQVILSMFMWCYNRHNRPGWSVGLFLCLAFVLSIGAGVVQFLERKGVQRVEGKPDPEALRIEDEELELVDRQKFLNSSQVEASR from the coding sequence ATGCACCCGCTCAAGCAAGAAAATGCTTCTCATGAGGATATACACAGTCACATGGAACTCGCTCCAGGTCCCTCGGCCTCTTGGCTGTCTGTTGCGGTGACGTGGCTTCGGCAAATGACCATTTTCAAGGCTCTCCTCATTGTTTACTACCTCAACGTGGTAGCATGGGGAGGAATGATCTTTTTGTTAATGTGCAACGCGGCACCAGCCATGTGCCATCCGACCTGCGATGACATCAACTCCCCACGCAAAAAATGGATCGAAATAGACTCACAGATCCTCAATGCCCTGTTCTGCATACCGGCGTTTTGGCTCACCCCTCGACGGTGTATCGAGGTCTGGAAAGCTTTGCAGTACACGACGAGACAAGACACGACGGCCTTGCGCCAGCTGGCTGCGGCATACCGGGAATGGTTTCGACTTCCTGGATCTGAATCTCTACCCGCTCACATAGGCCCATTCCAAGTTGAGGCTTGGCTCCATCAAGCCTCATCTCTAGACATAGTGCCTTATCCGGTACGAAGTGTTCCAGAGCCACCACCGTCTGGGCGACGAGCCACGCCGACTCGACTGTGGAAACTGCAGGCAGTCGTTGGATTGAATCTGTTGATCACGATATTCCAGGTTATTCTCTCCATGTTTATGTGGTGCTACAACCGGCACAATCGACCAGGTTGGTCTGTGGGACTGTTTCTCTGTCTAGCCTTTGTGTTATCAATAGGTGCAGGCGTAGTGCAGTTCCTTGAGAGAAAAGGGGTTCAGCGGGTCGAGGGGAAACCCGATCCAGAGGCGTTGAGAATCGAagatgaggagcttgagtTGGTGGATCGTCAGAAGTTCCTGAATAGCAGTCAAGTTGAAGCATCACGGTAG